One Microbacterium marinum genomic window carries:
- a CDS encoding DUF1206 domain-containing protein translates to MTPSADRAAHATKNSSAFRAVARAGFAASGVVHVLIGIIAISLATGGSGGEQADQSGALQQLASAPGGVFLLWAAAVSLAALGVWHLLSAFLDQSVSSGADRAKHMVKNGAKGIVYLAIAFSAGVFAAGGSANSSSSTSSLTADLLAVPGGVFLVVAIGLVMIGIAGYLVFKGVTRRFERDLRVPGGAAGRAVRVLGTVGYVARGLALAGVGVLFLVGAITNDPEKSTGLDGALRSFIDLPAGVVVLILIGAGWIAYGVYAFFRARFARL, encoded by the coding sequence ATGACGCCCTCCGCCGACAGAGCAGCACACGCGACGAAGAACAGCAGCGCCTTCCGGGCGGTGGCCCGTGCGGGCTTCGCTGCCAGCGGTGTCGTGCACGTGCTGATCGGCATCATCGCCATCTCGCTCGCGACGGGAGGGTCGGGCGGGGAGCAGGCCGACCAGTCCGGTGCGTTGCAGCAGCTGGCGAGTGCCCCGGGCGGGGTGTTCCTGCTGTGGGCGGCGGCCGTGAGCCTTGCCGCCCTCGGGGTGTGGCATCTGCTCAGCGCGTTCCTCGACCAGTCCGTGTCGTCGGGTGCCGATCGCGCGAAGCACATGGTGAAGAACGGCGCGAAGGGGATCGTGTATCTCGCGATCGCGTTCTCCGCGGGCGTGTTCGCCGCCGGGGGTTCGGCGAATTCGTCGAGTTCGACGAGTTCGCTGACCGCCGATCTTCTGGCTGTGCCGGGTGGGGTGTTCCTCGTCGTGGCGATCGGTCTGGTCATGATCGGGATCGCCGGATATCTCGTGTTCAAGGGTGTGACCCGCCGGTTCGAGCGCGATCTTCGGGTGCCGGGTGGTGCCGCTGGCCGCGCTGTTCGCGTCCTCGGGACGGTCGGCTATGTCGCCCGCGGATTGGCTCTGGCTGGGGTGGGGGTGCTCTTCTTGGTCGGCGCGATCACCAATGATCCCGAGAAGTCGACGGGGCTCGACGGTGCGCTGCGCTCGTTCATCGACCTGCCGGCGGGAGTGGTGGTGCTCATCCTCATCGGTGCGGGGTGGATCGCCTACGGCGTGTACGCGTTCTTCCGGGCGCGGTTCGCCCGGCTCTGA
- a CDS encoding TetR family transcriptional regulator translates to MARSRENTRARLLEAAHDVFAEVGLGAASVEAVCERAGFTRGAFYSNFETKDELFLALITQLAEDKLDEVAVRVRTLSGRDDPVDLVRQIADISLAERMEPQLLSEIRTQALRDDNLAAAFLAWREQMRVRVEAIITDVTSAHGIRLRMPLPDAAQLLLDVSEECSIRSSLERKSKRSANEALQSRLQQLVALLVEAA, encoded by the coding sequence GTGGCACGCAGCCGTGAGAACACGAGAGCGCGTCTGTTGGAGGCCGCCCACGACGTCTTCGCCGAGGTAGGACTGGGGGCGGCGTCGGTCGAGGCGGTCTGCGAGCGTGCCGGGTTCACGCGCGGGGCGTTCTACTCGAACTTCGAGACGAAGGACGAGCTGTTCCTCGCCCTGATCACCCAGCTCGCCGAGGACAAGCTCGACGAGGTCGCGGTGCGGGTGCGCACCCTGTCGGGGCGTGACGATCCCGTCGACCTCGTGCGACAGATCGCCGACATCTCCCTCGCCGAGCGGATGGAGCCTCAGCTGCTGAGCGAGATCCGCACCCAGGCGCTCCGCGACGACAATCTGGCGGCCGCCTTCCTCGCCTGGCGGGAGCAGATGCGCGTGCGCGTCGAGGCGATCATCACCGACGTGACCTCGGCACACGGCATCCGACTCCGGATGCCGTTGCCCGACGCCGCGCAGCTGCTGCTCGATGTGTCGGAGGAGTGCTCGATCCGCTCCTCGCTCGAGCGGAAGTCCAAGCGCAGCGCGAACGAGGCGCTGCAGTCGCGCCTGCAGCAACTGGTCGCGCTGCTCGTCGAGGCGGCCTGA
- a CDS encoding 1,4-dihydroxy-2-naphthoyl-CoA synthase, with protein MTVSELFDPSEWTVAPGADDYTDITAHVSLDGRIARIAFDRPEVRNAFRPHTVDELYRALDIARQDPKIGVVLLTGNGPSAKDGGWAFCSGGDQRIRGRDGYTYAADDATTPDPARAGRLHILEVQRLIRFMPKVVIAVIPGWAAGGGHSLHIVCDLSIASAEHGRFKQTDADVGSFDAGYGSAYMARQVGQKIAREVFFLAEEYSAQRAYEMGAVNRVVPHADLEREAISMARTILGKSPTAIRMLKFAFNAIDDGMVGQQVFAGEATRLAYGTDEAVEGRDAFLEKRDPDWSPYPYHY; from the coding sequence GTGACCGTCTCCGAGCTCTTCGACCCGTCGGAATGGACCGTCGCGCCCGGCGCCGACGACTACACCGACATCACCGCGCACGTCTCCCTCGACGGGCGCATCGCCCGCATCGCGTTCGACCGCCCCGAGGTGCGCAACGCCTTCCGGCCGCACACCGTCGACGAGCTGTACCGCGCCCTCGACATCGCGCGGCAGGACCCGAAGATCGGGGTCGTCCTCCTCACCGGCAACGGCCCGAGCGCGAAGGACGGCGGGTGGGCGTTCTGCTCCGGCGGCGATCAGCGCATCCGCGGTCGCGACGGCTACACCTACGCCGCTGATGACGCGACGACCCCAGACCCGGCGCGCGCCGGACGCCTGCACATCCTCGAGGTGCAGCGTCTCATCCGCTTCATGCCCAAGGTCGTCATCGCCGTCATTCCAGGCTGGGCCGCCGGCGGTGGGCACTCCCTCCACATCGTCTGCGACCTGTCGATCGCGAGCGCCGAGCACGGCAGGTTCAAGCAGACGGATGCCGATGTCGGATCGTTCGACGCCGGTTATGGCTCCGCGTACATGGCGCGTCAGGTCGGCCAGAAGATCGCGCGCGAGGTGTTCTTCCTCGCGGAGGAGTACTCCGCGCAGCGCGCCTATGAGATGGGCGCCGTGAACCGCGTCGTGCCGCACGCCGACCTGGAGCGCGAGGCCATCTCGATGGCCCGCACCATCCTCGGCAAGTCGCCGACCGCGATCCGCATGCTGAAGTTCGCGTTCAACGCCATCGACGACGGCATGGTGGGCCAGCAGGTGTTCGCCGGCGAGGCGACCCGTCTCGCCTACGGCACCGACGAGGCCGTCGAGGGGCGCGACGCGTTCCTCGAGAAGCGCGACCCCGACTGGTCGCCCTACCCGTACCACTACTGA
- a CDS encoding AMP-binding protein, whose translation MRDLITVGAEPRDVLRGLRATLDGAGPALALGDTEPPLRHVPGGTALVIATSGSSGIPKRVVLSRSALIASATATAARIGEGAWLLALPPTYIAGAQVLVRSLLAGHEPSLLAGAFSVGAFTAVAASMRSSVGGAPVPRFTSLVPTQLSDLVTAGEADAGVAAELRGFEAILVGGQALAPSLAERAAALDVRVVRTYGSSETSGGCVYDGVPLDGVGIRIVEGEVQLTGPMLADGYLGETDRTDDVFVRDGGGTRWYRTGDAGTFEGGIVRVTGRLDNVIVSGGVNVSLDRVEGIVRIQPGLDAAVVIPIEDARWGQASAVAITRDALAGRHVSDVLAELRDAVGEAAGAPARPRALLVLDEVPLLPSGKPDRGALRVLWGDREGAHRHGQ comes from the coding sequence ATGCGCGACCTCATCACCGTCGGCGCCGAGCCGCGCGACGTCCTGCGCGGCCTGCGGGCGACGCTCGACGGCGCGGGCCCGGCGCTCGCGCTCGGCGACACCGAGCCGCCGCTGCGGCACGTGCCCGGAGGCACCGCGCTCGTCATCGCGACGTCCGGGTCGAGCGGCATCCCCAAACGCGTCGTCCTGAGCCGCTCTGCGCTCATCGCGAGCGCGACGGCGACCGCGGCGCGCATCGGCGAGGGGGCGTGGCTGCTCGCGCTGCCGCCGACCTACATCGCCGGGGCACAGGTGCTCGTGCGCAGCCTCCTCGCCGGGCACGAGCCGTCACTGCTGGCGGGCGCATTCTCGGTGGGGGCGTTCACGGCCGTCGCGGCCTCGATGCGTTCGAGCGTGGGCGGCGCTCCCGTGCCCCGCTTCACCTCGCTCGTGCCGACCCAGCTGTCCGACCTCGTCACGGCGGGCGAAGCGGATGCCGGCGTCGCAGCAGAGCTGCGCGGCTTCGAAGCGATCCTCGTGGGTGGGCAGGCGCTTGCACCGTCGCTGGCCGAGCGGGCCGCCGCATTGGATGTCCGCGTGGTCCGCACCTACGGGTCGAGCGAGACCAGCGGCGGCTGCGTCTACGACGGCGTCCCGCTCGACGGCGTCGGCATCCGCATCGTCGAAGGCGAGGTGCAGCTGACCGGACCGATGCTCGCCGACGGCTACCTCGGCGAGACCGACCGAACCGACGACGTCTTCGTCCGAGACGGCGGCGGCACGCGCTGGTACCGCACCGGCGACGCCGGCACGTTCGAGGGGGGCATCGTGCGGGTGACCGGACGCCTCGACAACGTCATCGTCTCGGGTGGGGTGAATGTGTCGCTGGATCGCGTGGAGGGCATCGTGCGCATCCAGCCCGGGCTGGATGCCGCGGTCGTCATCCCGATCGAGGATGCGCGGTGGGGTCAGGCATCCGCCGTCGCGATCACCCGTGATGCACTCGCGGGTCGGCACGTGTCGGACGTCCTCGCGGAGCTCCGCGACGCTGTCGGCGAGGCCGCGGGCGCGCCGGCTCGTCCGCGAGCCCTGCTGGTGCTCGACGAGGTCCCCCTGCTGCCCAGCGGCAAGCCCGACCGGGGCGCGCTCCGCGTCCTGTGGGGCGACCGCGAGGGCGCACATCGACACGGGCAATAG
- a CDS encoding MMPL family transporter, producing MSTLLFSLGRWSYRHAWRVLIAWILLLGLVGGSVALLMKGTDNSFSIPGTEAQEGIELLNRTFPQASGASAQFVVVAPEGSRVDDAPLRDEVETLADGLADVDGVSNVTVPYDEMVDGLISDDGRAGLVQLQFDGQAMDVSDDTIADVEQLVADFRVDAPEGTTSALGGDLFATSVPALSIIEAVGVLIALFVLIVTFRSFAVAWFPLISALIGVGLAVALIYVSTAVTTISSTTPMLAVMLGLAVGIDYSLFIVSRHQDQVRAGMDPEESAARATGTAGSAVVFAGVTVMIALVGLSLAGIPFLSTMGIAAAVAVAIAVVVSVSLTPALLGFAKGRVAGWGGRTLQRGFPTRRRARSTDAANADAEAPEPAPKATPMRPNRWVMLVTRHPIITTVAVVVGLGIMAIPSASLHLALPNAGVQPTSSEARQAYDLNAEYFGAGSNGALVMAGTIVTSTDPLGLMEDLKAEVEDIPGVERVALATPNETADTGLIQIVPTTAPDDPATADLVRELRSHHDEWLDEYGVDLKVTGFTAVGIDISDRLGAALLPFGIFVVGLSFVLLMIVFRSIWVPLKATLGYLLSILAAFGAVAAVFEWGWLAEALHVTRTGPVISFMPIILMGVLFGLAMDYEVFLVSRMREDFVHGRRARGGRGDRATAIAAVRSGFTASARVVVAAAVIMFAVFAAFVPEGDSSIKPIALGLAVGIAVDAFLVRMTLVPAVMALLGEKAWWMPRWLERLLPHVDIEGEAVEHERAHAHWPEPDYTGALAADGLEVRAEGPGGSDIVLFRDASVRLADGGTLLVTADDPHSARAFLLAVAGRVAPTEGLLRVSGHLLPGRAAWVRAHVGVAELSGSDAPLTEQRRALAGRTRFVAIAGLDTLSGSDRDQAAALIRDAAAGVTARGHALTIVASARDLASARSVLADAHRTPTDTLVLETRTPAPAAADTQVIPS from the coding sequence GTGTCCACTCTGCTGTTCTCGCTCGGCCGCTGGTCGTACCGGCACGCCTGGCGCGTGCTCATCGCCTGGATCCTTCTGCTCGGTCTCGTCGGAGGCAGCGTCGCGCTGCTCATGAAGGGCACCGACAACTCCTTCTCCATCCCGGGGACCGAGGCCCAGGAGGGAATCGAGCTCCTCAACCGCACGTTCCCGCAGGCGAGCGGCGCGAGCGCGCAGTTCGTCGTCGTCGCCCCCGAGGGCAGCCGCGTCGATGACGCGCCCCTGCGCGACGAGGTCGAAACCCTCGCGGACGGCCTGGCCGACGTCGACGGGGTCTCGAACGTCACCGTTCCCTACGACGAGATGGTCGACGGTCTCATCTCCGACGACGGACGCGCAGGCCTCGTTCAGCTCCAGTTCGATGGTCAGGCGATGGACGTGTCGGATGACACGATCGCCGACGTCGAACAGCTGGTCGCCGACTTCCGAGTCGACGCACCGGAGGGGACCACGTCGGCGCTCGGCGGCGATCTGTTCGCCACCTCCGTCCCGGCGCTCTCGATCATCGAGGCCGTCGGCGTCCTCATCGCCCTGTTCGTGCTCATCGTCACGTTCCGCTCCTTCGCGGTGGCGTGGTTCCCGCTCATCAGCGCGCTGATCGGCGTCGGCCTGGCCGTCGCCCTCATCTACGTCTCGACCGCCGTCACGACGATCTCCTCGACCACCCCGATGCTCGCCGTCATGCTCGGACTCGCGGTCGGCATCGACTACTCGCTGTTCATCGTGTCGCGACATCAAGACCAGGTGCGCGCCGGCATGGATCCCGAGGAGTCCGCCGCACGCGCGACCGGCACCGCCGGCTCCGCCGTCGTCTTCGCCGGGGTGACCGTCATGATCGCCCTCGTGGGGCTGAGCCTGGCCGGCATCCCCTTCCTGTCGACCATGGGTATCGCGGCCGCCGTCGCCGTCGCGATCGCGGTCGTGGTCTCGGTGAGCCTCACCCCCGCACTCCTCGGCTTCGCCAAGGGACGCGTCGCGGGATGGGGCGGCCGCACTCTCCAGCGCGGCTTCCCGACCCGTCGCCGCGCTCGCTCGACGGATGCCGCGAACGCCGACGCCGAAGCTCCCGAGCCCGCTCCGAAGGCGACCCCCATGCGCCCCAACCGCTGGGTGATGCTCGTGACGCGGCATCCGATCATCACGACGGTCGCCGTCGTGGTCGGACTCGGCATCATGGCCATCCCGTCGGCGAGCCTGCACCTCGCGCTGCCCAACGCCGGCGTCCAGCCGACCTCGAGCGAGGCGCGGCAGGCTTACGACCTGAACGCGGAGTACTTCGGCGCCGGGTCGAACGGCGCGCTGGTGATGGCCGGCACGATCGTGACGAGCACCGACCCGCTGGGTCTCATGGAGGATCTCAAAGCCGAGGTCGAGGACATCCCCGGCGTCGAGCGCGTCGCCCTCGCCACCCCCAACGAGACGGCCGACACCGGGCTGATCCAGATCGTCCCCACCACTGCGCCCGACGACCCCGCCACCGCCGACCTCGTGCGCGAGCTCCGCTCGCACCACGACGAGTGGCTCGACGAATACGGTGTCGACCTGAAGGTCACCGGCTTCACCGCCGTCGGCATCGACATCTCCGACCGGCTCGGCGCCGCGCTGCTGCCCTTCGGCATCTTCGTGGTGGGCCTGTCGTTCGTGCTGCTGATGATCGTCTTCCGGTCGATCTGGGTGCCGCTGAAGGCGACCCTCGGCTACCTGCTGTCGATCCTCGCCGCGTTCGGTGCGGTCGCCGCCGTCTTCGAATGGGGCTGGCTGGCCGAGGCGCTGCACGTCACCCGCACGGGCCCGGTGATCAGCTTCATGCCGATCATCCTGATGGGCGTCCTGTTCGGCCTCGCCATGGACTACGAGGTGTTCCTCGTCTCGCGCATGCGCGAGGACTTCGTCCACGGCCGGCGCGCCCGCGGCGGGCGCGGCGACCGGGCCACGGCCATCGCCGCGGTGCGCAGCGGCTTCACCGCCTCGGCCCGCGTCGTCGTCGCCGCGGCGGTGATCATGTTCGCCGTGTTCGCGGCCTTCGTCCCCGAAGGCGACAGCTCCATCAAACCGATCGCGCTGGGGCTCGCGGTGGGCATCGCCGTCGACGCCTTCCTCGTGCGTATGACCCTGGTCCCGGCCGTCATGGCTCTCCTCGGAGAGAAGGCATGGTGGATGCCGCGCTGGCTCGAGCGGCTGCTCCCCCACGTCGACATCGAGGGCGAGGCGGTCGAGCACGAGCGCGCCCATGCCCACTGGCCCGAGCCCGACTACACCGGCGCCCTCGCCGCGGACGGTCTGGAGGTCCGCGCCGAAGGACCGGGCGGCAGCGACATCGTGCTGTTCCGCGATGCCTCGGTGCGCCTCGCCGACGGCGGCACGCTCCTGGTGACCGCCGACGACCCCCACAGTGCGCGCGCCTTCCTCCTCGCCGTCGCCGGACGCGTCGCGCCCACGGAGGGACTCCTGCGGGTATCGGGGCATCTGCTGCCGGGCCGAGCCGCGTGGGTGCGAGCCCACGTCGGCGTCGCGGAGCTCTCCGGCTCGGACGCTCCCCTGACCGAGCAGCGTCGCGCCCTCGCCGGTCGCACCCGCTTCGTCGCGATCGCCGGTCTCGACACCCTCAGCGGCAGCGACCGCGATCAGGCCGCCGCGCTCATCCGCGACGCCGCCGCCGGGGTGACCGCACGGGGTCACGCACTCACGATCGTGGCCTCCGCCCGCGACCTCGCCTCCGCACGGAGTGTGCTCGCCGACGCGCACCGCACTCCCACCGACACGCTGGTCCTCGAGACCCGCACCCCTGCTCCCGCCGCCGCCGACACCCAGGTGATCCCCTCATGA
- a CDS encoding 1,4-dihydroxy-2-naphthoate polyprenyltransferase, with product MLVASRKRTPSRPARRSGNPAKPKATAAPQKLAPVTARDWIGAARLRTLPLAVSPILAGTGAAVVVDGLFHWVLALSCLLVAVALQVGVNFANDYSDGIRGTDDHRVGPARLTASGRVSPRAVLTAALLSFAVAAIVGIAVVVRTQHWWMLAVGALCIVAAWFYTGGKRPYGYSGLGEVFVFVFFGLVATTGTTFVQVSAVPWESWLSAIAVGFLACGVLVTNNLRDIAQDAVAGKRTLSVRIGRRGSQVLFTVFMLLPFVIAVLIAQLYPIAWVSLLALLASLSATLIVWTYRTPRELITALQLSSLTSVAYSAVLLWAFIG from the coding sequence CTGCTCGTGGCATCCCGAAAGCGCACCCCCTCACGTCCCGCTCGCCGCTCCGGCAACCCGGCGAAGCCGAAAGCGACGGCCGCCCCGCAGAAGCTCGCGCCGGTGACCGCGCGCGACTGGATCGGCGCCGCACGGCTGCGCACGCTCCCGCTCGCGGTGAGCCCGATCCTGGCCGGAACCGGAGCGGCTGTCGTGGTCGACGGGCTCTTCCACTGGGTGCTGGCGCTGTCCTGCCTGCTGGTCGCGGTCGCGCTCCAGGTCGGCGTGAACTTCGCGAACGACTACAGCGACGGCATCCGAGGCACGGACGACCACCGCGTCGGGCCCGCCCGCCTGACCGCGTCGGGCCGGGTCTCGCCGCGCGCCGTCCTCACCGCCGCGCTCCTGTCCTTCGCGGTCGCCGCGATCGTGGGGATCGCGGTGGTCGTGCGCACCCAGCACTGGTGGATGCTCGCCGTCGGCGCCCTCTGCATCGTCGCGGCCTGGTTCTACACCGGCGGCAAGCGCCCCTACGGGTACTCCGGCCTCGGCGAGGTGTTCGTCTTCGTCTTCTTCGGTCTCGTCGCCACCACCGGAACGACCTTCGTCCAGGTGAGCGCCGTGCCGTGGGAGTCGTGGCTCTCCGCGATCGCCGTGGGCTTCCTCGCGTGCGGTGTGCTGGTGACGAACAACCTCCGGGACATCGCTCAGGATGCCGTGGCCGGCAAGCGGACGCTGAGCGTGCGCATCGGCCGACGCGGATCGCAGGTGCTCTTCACCGTCTTCATGCTGCTGCCGTTCGTCATCGCCGTCCTCATCGCGCAGCTCTACCCGATCGCGTGGGTGAGCCTCCTGGCGCTGCTCGCCTCGCTGTCGGCGACCCTCATCGTCTGGACCTACCGCACACCGCGCGAGCTGATCACCGCGCTGCAGCTGAGCTCGCTGACCTCGGTGGCCTACAGCGCCGTGCTGCTGTGGGCCTTCATCGGCTGA
- a CDS encoding o-succinylbenzoate synthase produces the protein MTLPPLSDLLDTARVVALPLVTRFRGVDLREALLLEGPEGWTEFSPFTEYADEEAATWLAGAIDFGWHPSPRAERSEIPVNATVPAVSAASVPHVLSRFDGCRTAKVKVAERGQRLDDDVARVRAVREQMGPEGRIRVDANGGWNMDEAEHAIHALAAYDLEYVEQPCAEVDELAEVRRRVTYMGIPIAADESVRKASDPLAVARAGAADLLVVKAQPLGGVERALRIVAEAGLPAVVSSALDTSVGLAMGVALAASLPDLDVDCGLGTASLLAADVTSDPLRPQGGSVPVRRVSAEPDLLARHAADRERREWWLDRLSRCHAVLSARED, from the coding sequence ATGACGCTCCCGCCGCTGTCCGATCTGCTCGACACCGCGCGGGTCGTCGCGCTTCCCCTCGTGACGCGGTTCCGCGGAGTCGACCTCCGCGAGGCTCTGCTGCTTGAGGGACCCGAGGGATGGACCGAGTTCTCCCCGTTCACGGAGTACGCCGACGAGGAGGCCGCCACCTGGCTCGCGGGGGCAATCGACTTCGGCTGGCACCCCTCACCTCGCGCTGAGCGCTCGGAGATCCCAGTGAACGCCACGGTGCCCGCGGTGTCCGCGGCGTCGGTGCCGCATGTGCTGTCTCGCTTCGACGGATGCCGCACCGCGAAGGTCAAGGTCGCCGAACGCGGGCAGCGACTCGACGACGACGTCGCTCGGGTGCGCGCGGTGCGCGAGCAGATGGGACCGGAAGGCCGCATCCGAGTGGACGCGAACGGGGGTTGGAACATGGACGAGGCCGAGCACGCGATCCACGCGCTTGCCGCCTACGACCTCGAGTACGTTGAGCAGCCGTGCGCCGAGGTGGACGAGCTCGCGGAGGTGCGCCGCCGCGTCACCTACATGGGCATCCCTATCGCCGCGGACGAATCGGTCCGCAAGGCGAGCGACCCGCTCGCTGTCGCTCGCGCGGGCGCAGCCGACCTCCTCGTCGTGAAGGCGCAGCCGCTCGGAGGCGTCGAGCGCGCGCTGCGCATCGTGGCCGAGGCGGGGCTGCCCGCCGTCGTCTCCAGCGCCCTCGACACGTCCGTCGGCCTCGCGATGGGCGTCGCCCTCGCGGCATCCCTGCCGGACCTCGACGTCGACTGCGGGCTGGGCACGGCATCGCTGCTCGCGGCCGACGTGACGAGCGACCCGCTGCGCCCCCAGGGCGGCTCCGTTCCGGTGAGGCGAGTCTCCGCGGAACCCGATCTGCTCGCGCGCCACGCCGCCGACCGCGAGCGTCGCGAGTGGTGGCTCGATCGTCTCTCGCGCTGCCACGCGGTGCTGTCCGCCCGCGAGGACTGA
- a CDS encoding glucose-6-phosphate dehydrogenase, which yields MKITRSSDWRDALPFEVPLLAADAVPGEATRCVGCPASSEPRDRSELWVVKHRHPNNHAGFVRYYCAEHKPSSPPPPAASVANPGKPRGSAPKAARPERTTAPKRPAPSLDVVRAMCPDCFVEVSATGVCGMCGQKVV from the coding sequence ATGAAGATCACGAGATCATCCGACTGGCGGGACGCTCTTCCCTTCGAGGTGCCGCTGCTCGCAGCCGATGCCGTCCCCGGCGAAGCGACCCGCTGTGTCGGCTGCCCGGCGTCGTCCGAGCCGCGTGACCGGTCGGAGCTGTGGGTCGTGAAGCACCGGCATCCGAACAATCACGCCGGCTTCGTCCGTTACTACTGTGCGGAGCACAAGCCGTCGTCCCCGCCCCCGCCCGCGGCGTCGGTCGCGAACCCGGGCAAGCCCCGCGGGTCGGCACCGAAGGCTGCTCGTCCGGAGCGCACCACGGCGCCCAAGCGCCCGGCGCCGTCGCTGGATGTGGTCCGCGCGATGTGCCCCGACTGCTTCGTCGAGGTGTCCGCGACGGGCGTGTGCGGGATGTGCGGGCAGAAGGTCGTCTGA